Proteins encoded together in one Thermodesulforhabdus norvegica window:
- a CDS encoding UbiA-like polyprenyltransferase has translation MNWLKVIYTYGRLIKFSHTIFALPFALSSVILAHRQVPVTKGKLLWIILAMISARSAAMGFNRWADRVYDRMNPRTSGRPSVTGEISAKALITFIAISGIAFVLSARMINPLCFYLAFPVLVFLLSYSYAKRFTRWCHLWLGCAIGLAPMGAWIAVTGDFSWKIVPLSIALMTYIAGFDILYACMDVEFDRRTGIFSLPATSGVDKALWISSLLHTVTFGALLVTGALFSLGFTYYAGVAFIGCLLIVEHRLVSPSDLSRVPVAFFHVNSVISVSLLLSILIDRVVSGS, from the coding sequence ATGAACTGGTTGAAGGTTATCTACACCTACGGAAGGCTGATAAAGTTCAGTCACACGATCTTTGCTCTGCCCTTTGCACTTTCCTCTGTAATCCTGGCGCACAGACAGGTCCCCGTTACGAAAGGCAAACTCCTGTGGATAATTTTGGCCATGATAAGTGCCCGATCTGCTGCCATGGGCTTTAACAGATGGGCCGATAGGGTTTACGACCGAATGAATCCCAGAACTTCAGGCCGACCTTCCGTCACGGGTGAAATTTCGGCTAAAGCCCTGATAACTTTTATTGCCATTTCCGGAATTGCTTTTGTCCTGAGTGCTCGCATGATAAACCCGCTGTGCTTTTACCTTGCCTTCCCCGTGCTAGTCTTTTTGCTTTCCTATTCCTATGCAAAGAGGTTTACCCGATGGTGTCACCTCTGGCTCGGGTGTGCCATAGGATTGGCGCCGATGGGTGCCTGGATTGCCGTTACGGGAGATTTTTCCTGGAAGATAGTGCCCCTTTCAATAGCCCTGATGACCTACATAGCCGGTTTCGACATACTCTATGCCTGTATGGATGTAGAATTTGACAGACGAACGGGAATTTTTTCTCTTCCCGCCACATCCGGCGTGGATAAAGCACTCTGGATTTCATCTCTCCTTCACACCGTGACCTTTGGAGCGCTTCTCGTAACGGGTGCGCTTTTTTCTCTGGGCTTTACGTACTATGCGGGAGTTGCATTTATCGGATGTCTTTTGATCGTTGAACACCGCCTTGTAAGCCCTTCTGACCTTTCAAGAGTGCCTGTGGCTTTCTTTCATGTAAACTCCGTAATCTCCGTCTCGCTATTACTTTCCATCCTGATCGACCGGGTGGTTTCAGGATCTTGA
- a CDS encoding cation:proton antiporter, translating to MAFSLAVIVILGLMADYLFRKLKLPGLVGMLIVGILVGPYVFGIMRPEMMHVSADFRKIALIVILLRAGFELHRDTLLRVGRPALLMSAVPALFEIAGVTLVAPHWLGISYLEAAILGSILGAVSPAVVVPLMIDFMDRGRGAKKGIPTLVLAASSIDDVFVIVIFTILLGMYTQHSVSIFASLLNIPVSIVLGILSGLIPGYLLYRLFVKYDWRPPKRTIVVMGMAILLTWLEDVAGKHGVHVASLLGVMAIGFIILDKAELIAHMISQKLKKLWVFAEILLFVLVGSQVNIHVAWKAGLAGTAVILVGLLFRSVGTYLSLLGTDLDPRERLFCVVAYIPKATVQAAIGAVPLEAGVASGDVILAVAVLSILLTAPLGAIGIMILGERILDYGDEAAVYRFRELREKLGLPRVGERVRSKKFNTVWKVIEEREIWQRVEDPNLGEVRLEPAIYLRFWREDSAKGPGTGKTMDWRYTRNSPPFNAYWDILYDW from the coding sequence ATGGCTTTCAGTCTGGCAGTTATCGTCATACTGGGTCTTATGGCCGATTACCTTTTCCGAAAACTGAAACTGCCGGGTCTCGTTGGAATGCTGATAGTCGGCATTCTCGTTGGGCCTTATGTTTTCGGGATTATGCGTCCCGAGATGATGCATGTCTCGGCCGATTTCAGAAAGATAGCCCTTATTGTCATTCTTCTCAGGGCGGGGTTTGAACTCCACCGAGATACCTTGCTCCGGGTGGGGCGACCGGCATTGCTTATGTCCGCCGTGCCTGCACTTTTCGAAATTGCAGGCGTCACGCTGGTTGCGCCTCACTGGCTGGGAATATCCTATTTGGAAGCGGCAATTCTGGGTTCAATACTCGGCGCAGTTTCACCAGCCGTGGTCGTGCCCCTTATGATCGATTTTATGGACCGGGGGCGAGGAGCCAAAAAAGGAATACCCACTCTGGTTCTTGCAGCTTCCTCCATAGATGACGTCTTCGTCATTGTGATCTTTACCATTCTACTGGGCATGTATACTCAGCATTCGGTAAGTATTTTCGCAAGCTTACTGAATATACCCGTTTCCATCGTTCTTGGCATCCTTTCTGGTCTGATACCCGGATACCTGCTGTACAGGTTGTTTGTTAAATACGACTGGCGTCCTCCCAAGAGGACCATTGTGGTCATGGGTATGGCAATTCTCCTGACCTGGCTTGAAGATGTCGCGGGAAAGCACGGTGTCCACGTAGCAAGCCTTCTGGGGGTAATGGCCATAGGCTTCATCATCCTGGACAAGGCCGAACTCATTGCCCACATGATTTCGCAAAAGCTCAAGAAACTATGGGTTTTTGCCGAAATTCTGCTCTTCGTCCTGGTAGGGTCGCAGGTAAACATCCATGTCGCCTGGAAGGCGGGGCTTGCAGGAACGGCGGTGATCTTAGTCGGGCTTTTGTTTAGGAGTGTAGGGACCTATTTGAGCCTTCTCGGGACAGATCTCGACCCACGGGAGCGCCTTTTCTGCGTGGTTGCCTACATTCCCAAGGCAACTGTTCAGGCCGCCATCGGTGCGGTGCCCCTTGAAGCCGGGGTCGCCTCCGGTGACGTCATCCTTGCGGTTGCGGTACTTTCGATTTTACTCACGGCCCCCTTGGGTGCTATTGGGATAATGATACTGGGAGAAAGAATTCTGGACTACGGTGATGAAGCGGCGGTATATCGTTTCAGGGAGCTCAGGGAAAAACTCGGTCTTCCAAGAGTCGGAGAAAGAGTTAGAAGTAAAAAATTCAATACGGTTTGGAAGGTAATAGAAGAAAGAGAAATCTGGCAGAGAGTGGAGGATCCCAATTTGGGTGAGGTCAGGCTTGAGCCGGCCATTTACCTCAGGTTCTGGAGGGAAGACTCTGCCAAAGGCCCCGGAACGGGGAAGACCATGGACTGGAGGTATACTCGAAATTCTCCTCCTTTTAACGCATACTGGGATATTCTGTATGACTGGTAG
- a CDS encoding cysteine desulfurase family protein codes for MRPIYLDYNATTPVDPQVLEAMLPFFKEHFGNPSSGHAYGLEARRAVEKARKQMACLLQCSPDEVIFTSGGTESNNTVLFGVAQALMNKGRHIVTAKIEHPSVLEPCIELMCRGFDVSFVPVDKNGLVDPDDLRRAIRPDTVLVSVMHANNEIGTIQPLGKISKITRERGILLHTDAAQSAGKIPVGTDLLGVDFMTIAGHKLYAPKGIGALYCKNGASFGKLMFGAGQERGVRPGTENVPYIVGLGEAADIAGRMLAEEIKRLEKLRNRLEERILEALPDAVIHGRNAPRLPNTLSVGFPGRLAYDIVNGLADKVAISAGAACHSRDVRISHVLQAIQAPEDVAKGTVRISLGRFTTEDEIDQAAEQIIKVVKK; via the coding sequence ATGAGGCCCATTTATCTTGACTACAACGCAACTACTCCGGTGGACCCTCAGGTTCTTGAAGCAATGCTACCCTTTTTTAAAGAACATTTCGGAAATCCTTCAAGCGGTCATGCCTACGGCCTTGAGGCACGTCGGGCTGTTGAGAAGGCTCGAAAACAGATGGCCTGTCTCCTGCAGTGCAGCCCCGATGAAGTAATATTCACCAGCGGCGGCACCGAATCCAATAACACGGTTCTTTTCGGCGTTGCTCAGGCTCTGATGAATAAAGGACGACACATAGTGACCGCCAAAATCGAACATCCTTCCGTTCTTGAGCCCTGTATAGAGCTCATGTGTAGAGGTTTCGACGTATCCTTTGTGCCTGTGGACAAAAACGGCTTGGTCGATCCGGACGATCTTCGCCGGGCCATAAGGCCCGATACCGTTCTTGTCAGCGTAATGCACGCAAACAACGAAATTGGTACGATTCAGCCCCTTGGGAAGATTTCTAAAATAACCAGGGAGCGGGGCATTTTACTCCACACGGATGCTGCCCAGAGTGCCGGGAAAATCCCCGTGGGAACCGATCTTCTGGGCGTTGACTTTATGACCATTGCCGGACACAAGCTCTACGCTCCTAAAGGTATAGGGGCATTGTACTGCAAAAACGGCGCTTCTTTCGGAAAGCTCATGTTCGGAGCAGGTCAGGAGCGGGGGGTAAGGCCAGGAACTGAAAACGTCCCTTACATCGTTGGACTGGGGGAAGCGGCCGATATTGCGGGGCGTATGCTTGCGGAGGAGATAAAAAGGCTGGAGAAACTGAGAAATCGACTTGAAGAGCGGATACTTGAGGCCCTTCCCGATGCGGTCATCCACGGACGGAATGCTCCCCGGCTTCCCAACACACTCAGTGTGGGTTTTCCCGGAAGGCTTGCCTATGATATCGTAAACGGCCTTGCCGATAAGGTTGCCATTTCTGCAGGTGCGGCATGTCATTCCCGAGATGTTAGAATCTCACACGTTCTTCAGGCAATACAGGCGCCGGAAGACGTAGCGAAAGGCACGGTCAGGATATCCCTTGGGCGGTTCACGACTGAGGATGAAATCGACCAGGCTGCCGAGCAGATCATAAAGGTCGTCAAGAAATGA
- the lspA gene encoding signal peptidase II, producing the protein MSIGSSKRGKLLIFWITGLFVLMLDQLSKRLVRETLPVGSASPVIPGFFNLVHVENPGVAFSILADNPTLLTRLILILIALIAVVVLNTVVARSGDNPGRGLLIPYGLILGGALGNLYDRITRGMVTDFLDFYIGDLHWPAFNLADGAITVGAIFLIIATIRTPGRPG; encoded by the coding sequence ATGTCGATAGGGAGCTCTAAAAGGGGAAAGCTTTTGATCTTCTGGATCACGGGATTATTCGTTCTGATGCTGGATCAACTGAGCAAACGTCTCGTTCGGGAGACTCTTCCGGTCGGTTCGGCCAGCCCCGTTATTCCCGGATTTTTTAACCTCGTACATGTGGAAAATCCCGGTGTTGCCTTCAGCATCCTTGCTGATAACCCAACGTTACTGACACGCCTGATTTTAATTTTAATTGCTCTTATTGCCGTTGTCGTACTTAACACCGTAGTTGCCCGCTCCGGGGACAATCCCGGTCGCGGTCTTCTTATTCCCTACGGGCTAATCCTTGGGGGGGCTCTGGGTAATCTGTACGACCGGATTACCAGAGGAATGGTAACGGACTTTCTGGACTTCTATATAGGAGACCTCCACTGGCCGGCTTTCAACCTCGCCGACGGTGCTATCACCGTCGGCGCAATATTTCTGATAATAGCAACTATCAGAACTCCCGGAAGGCCCGGGTAA
- a CDS encoding pilus assembly protein PilP produces MKKIASIVTLLFVVFILGAPLYAWTVQGQEESPSKEVKAQSPEDRALDNRKEFIAFLLRPDFRYGPLASLPDPFKPFVKSPEEEAMERAALEEVLPPEPLVLTPLQKMDISEIQRGFKGVLWGPMGRRAIIEDSTGKGYLVTVGTPVGNQDGVVSAIFRDRIVIKQKVWDRQLKDFVWEEVVVPLPKKTSS; encoded by the coding sequence ATGAAGAAAATCGCCAGCATTGTGACCCTTTTATTTGTGGTTTTTATCCTGGGGGCGCCTTTGTATGCATGGACGGTTCAGGGACAGGAGGAATCCCCGTCAAAGGAGGTCAAGGCTCAGAGCCCTGAAGACAGAGCTCTGGATAATCGTAAGGAATTTATAGCATTTCTTCTCAGGCCCGATTTCAGATATGGGCCTCTTGCATCACTGCCCGATCCTTTCAAACCCTTTGTGAAGTCGCCTGAAGAAGAGGCCATGGAGCGGGCTGCCCTGGAAGAAGTGCTCCCACCGGAACCCCTTGTGCTAACACCTCTTCAGAAAATGGACATAAGCGAAATACAGCGGGGTTTTAAAGGTGTACTCTGGGGTCCGATGGGACGACGAGCTATTATAGAGGACTCCACCGGAAAAGGTTATCTCGTTACCGTTGGTACACCCGTAGGGAATCAGGATGGGGTGGTATCGGCCATATTCAGGGATCGTATCGTCATAAAACAGAAGGTCTGGGACCGCCAGCTCAAGGACTTTGTCTGGGAAGAGGTCGTAGTACCGTTGCCGAAGAAGACGAGTTCTTAA
- a CDS encoding substrate-binding periplasmic protein: MVRYPVSSVGRFVFVVSCFLILFYAHCESKNLRITIYYFHRPPFYVRGEKVPGGFLMNFTVHILKQSGIDAKLEEQSPKRILRLLLSEPNACSVGWFKTPDREKLYKFIGPFYVSPPPVLLVPGESQYHTKITRREFEALAASGKLTTRCGFSYGATIDEIIAEYPSVTCLHAPTASLVRMLATGRIGSLLIDSEELGFLILNDPSLKNRVKPVYLDNFVPSNPRYMMCSRKADPVILRAIDRKLAEVVPWLRKERNE, from the coding sequence ATGGTTCGTTATCCGGTTTCCTCGGTGGGCAGGTTCGTCTTTGTGGTATCCTGTTTTTTGATCCTTTTTTATGCCCACTGTGAAAGCAAGAATCTCCGGATAACGATTTATTATTTTCACAGACCACCCTTCTATGTCCGAGGCGAAAAAGTACCCGGTGGTTTTCTCATGAATTTTACCGTGCATATTTTGAAACAATCGGGGATAGATGCAAAACTTGAGGAGCAAAGTCCAAAGCGAATCTTGAGGTTACTGCTCAGCGAGCCGAATGCCTGCTCCGTTGGATGGTTTAAAACGCCGGATAGAGAGAAACTTTACAAATTCATCGGCCCCTTTTATGTAAGCCCACCGCCGGTTTTGCTGGTCCCGGGAGAATCCCAGTACCACACGAAAATTACCCGCAGAGAATTTGAAGCCCTTGCAGCCTCAGGTAAGCTTACCACCCGCTGTGGTTTTTCCTATGGGGCAACCATTGACGAAATTATTGCAGAATATCCTTCCGTCACCTGTCTTCATGCGCCCACGGCATCCCTCGTAAGGATGCTTGCAACTGGACGCATCGGATCTCTGCTGATAGACTCCGAAGAGTTGGGTTTCCTTATCCTCAATGATCCGTCGTTGAAAAATCGAGTGAAACCTGTGTATCTCGACAATTTCGTGCCTTCAAATCCCCGGTACATGATGTGTAGCAGAAAGGCAGACCCGGTTATCCTTCGTGCTATAGATCGTAAACTCGCAGAGGTGGTTCCGTGGCTGAGGAAGGAACGAAACGAGTGA
- a CDS encoding hybrid sensor histidine kinase/response regulator yields the protein MAEEGTKRVMMEHGLREKGYRQKKLASSLVMLCVTIMLTAVMMSLLIVGILSVNFIKHENMEEADEYLNYLVNALKVPLWRLDTETTRDICDSLLSAEYLVYIEVKDDLGNTICKHDKKAAHFVIERGSSVYYNSVPVGSLLFRISYAYEIMTFMAWLGAAILFVCLGLTAVVFTVYFFVQRNIAKPLGELLEYMRMISEGRYEIPAAPFKYEEFATIMDFMTEMASRIKAREHSLKEITDRLRREVKLRGKALEALRESEEKFRAVMYAAGDGVVIARSDGRIEYVNRAAEVIFEMKSEDLVGSCVCDLFPEISREKLRDYVCSDKTDFDQPLELTLWSGDKKRLDLEITVSKALYGQEDEDGRVIMIIRDISLRRRMEKEREEMRDHIHRLQKIEAIATLAAGIAHDFNNVLTVIMGFTELAKSACKDGEICGYLEQIERAGTSARDLVKQILSISRPGPSTLSDIDLKPFVKETVKFIRSIIPSTIQVELNMEDDGLVIRGDPSKIQQVIINLCTNAVQAMEGMDEGILKINLYRQNLSAPTKCASGFLPPGEYVCIEIADTGPGIPSEIMDKIFDPYFTTKKSTGGTGLGLAVVRSIVSGHRGDIAVESTPGRGTVFRVFLPRAADGDDKLTSWDRVYEAPGKGRGQLVVFVDDDPLIVDMAKRALESWGYNVKAFTDSEKAQQYIGKNIGEVSVLVTDITMPGIPGHRLLEYAKELKPDLPVIVCTGYVGSPFEKYLKKHRDLKLVYKPYTIESLAGALSEVLNKLAP from the coding sequence GTGGCTGAGGAAGGAACGAAACGAGTGATGATGGAGCATGGCTTGCGGGAAAAAGGTTATCGTCAAAAAAAGCTGGCATCCTCTCTTGTGATGCTCTGCGTCACAATTATGCTGACCGCGGTGATGATGAGTCTATTGATAGTTGGCATTCTGAGCGTCAATTTCATAAAACACGAGAACATGGAAGAAGCCGATGAATACCTCAACTATCTTGTAAATGCTCTTAAAGTGCCTTTGTGGAGACTTGATACCGAGACGACCAGAGACATCTGTGATTCCCTGCTTTCTGCTGAGTATCTGGTTTACATCGAAGTAAAGGATGATCTTGGAAATACCATATGCAAGCATGATAAGAAGGCCGCACATTTCGTTATTGAGCGAGGCAGTTCCGTTTATTACAACTCTGTACCCGTTGGATCACTTCTGTTCAGGATATCCTACGCATATGAAATTATGACCTTTATGGCGTGGCTGGGGGCAGCCATTCTTTTCGTCTGTCTGGGTCTTACAGCCGTGGTTTTTACCGTTTATTTCTTCGTTCAAAGAAACATCGCAAAGCCGCTGGGAGAACTTCTTGAGTATATGCGAATGATTTCGGAGGGACGCTATGAAATCCCTGCCGCTCCTTTTAAGTACGAGGAGTTCGCAACCATAATGGACTTTATGACCGAGATGGCCTCGAGGATAAAAGCCAGAGAACATTCTTTGAAGGAAATTACCGATAGGCTTCGTCGTGAGGTAAAACTTCGGGGCAAGGCTCTGGAGGCCCTCAGGGAGAGTGAAGAGAAATTTCGAGCTGTTATGTATGCCGCAGGAGACGGGGTTGTCATCGCCCGTTCTGATGGGCGTATCGAGTATGTGAACAGAGCTGCAGAGGTTATCTTCGAAATGAAGTCGGAGGATCTTGTGGGATCCTGCGTGTGCGATCTGTTCCCGGAAATAAGTCGTGAGAAACTCCGCGATTATGTCTGCTCTGATAAGACCGACTTTGATCAACCCCTCGAGTTAACCCTCTGGAGTGGCGATAAAAAGCGCCTTGATCTTGAAATAACCGTTTCCAAAGCTTTGTACGGTCAGGAAGACGAAGATGGTCGGGTTATTATGATCATCCGGGATATTTCTCTGAGAAGGCGGATGGAGAAAGAACGGGAAGAAATGAGGGATCACATTCACAGGTTGCAGAAAATTGAAGCGATAGCCACCCTTGCCGCCGGGATTGCCCACGATTTTAACAATGTTCTTACGGTAATCATGGGCTTTACGGAACTTGCAAAGTCCGCCTGTAAGGACGGTGAGATTTGTGGTTACCTTGAACAGATAGAAAGGGCGGGAACCTCGGCCCGCGATCTGGTAAAGCAGATTCTTTCCATAAGCCGTCCCGGGCCGTCCACTTTATCCGATATCGATCTAAAACCCTTTGTCAAGGAAACGGTAAAGTTTATCAGGTCAATCATACCCTCCACCATTCAGGTAGAACTCAACATGGAGGATGATGGGCTCGTCATACGCGGCGATCCCTCAAAGATTCAGCAGGTTATCATAAATCTCTGCACAAATGCCGTTCAGGCAATGGAGGGCATGGACGAAGGAATATTGAAAATTAATCTCTATAGACAAAATTTGTCGGCTCCTACGAAATGTGCATCCGGATTCCTTCCCCCTGGTGAATACGTATGCATTGAAATTGCAGATACCGGCCCGGGTATTCCTTCTGAAATAATGGACAAGATTTTCGATCCCTACTTCACAACCAAAAAATCTACCGGCGGCACCGGCTTGGGCCTTGCCGTAGTTAGAAGCATAGTTTCGGGACATAGAGGAGACATTGCCGTGGAGAGCACGCCCGGAAGGGGTACGGTTTTCAGGGTGTTCTTGCCACGCGCAGCCGATGGAGACGATAAGTTGACAAGTTGGGATAGGGTATATGAAGCTCCGGGTAAGGGTCGAGGTCAGCTTGTGGTCTTCGTTGATGATGATCCTCTCATCGTGGATATGGCGAAAAGGGCCCTGGAGTCATGGGGCTATAATGTTAAGGCCTTTACCGATTCTGAAAAGGCTCAGCAATACATCGGTAAGAATATAGGGGAAGTCAGCGTCCTGGTGACCGACATAACGATGCCCGGGATACCGGGACACAGACTTCTTGAATACGCAAAGGAACTGAAGCCCGACTTACCCGTCATAGTGTGCACCGGATATGTCGGAAGTCCTTTTGAAAAATACCTGAAAAAGCACAGGGACTTAAAATTAGTGTACAAGCCTTACACAATAGAAAGTCTCGCCGGAGCCCTCTCTGAGGTTCTTAATAAACTAGCGCCCTGA
- a CDS encoding indolepyruvate oxidoreductase subunit beta, with amino-acid sequence MKNEKLRLFFTGVGGQGILLATRMIGEAALLADTPVSMSEVHGMAQRGGVVESSVVLGKRWSPVIGQGEADILVAMEPLEALRALPRCHEKTVAVVNSVPIPPFSVSRGEATYPDIDYMVSELKKNLCRVYVTDAREIALKAGSERAVNIVLVGVLFGLGLLPLERKHLEQALFSLLPERLVDMNLRAFEGGVEEGFRLQSEGERCSV; translated from the coding sequence ATGAAAAACGAGAAACTCAGACTTTTCTTTACGGGTGTTGGAGGTCAGGGGATACTCCTTGCCACGAGGATGATCGGGGAGGCCGCATTACTTGCAGATACTCCCGTTTCGATGAGTGAAGTTCACGGCATGGCTCAGCGTGGGGGAGTGGTAGAATCTTCCGTCGTTCTGGGAAAAAGATGGAGTCCCGTTATAGGTCAGGGCGAGGCGGACATTCTGGTTGCAATGGAACCCCTTGAAGCTCTGAGGGCTTTACCGAGATGTCACGAGAAGACGGTGGCGGTCGTAAATTCCGTGCCCATTCCCCCTTTTTCCGTAAGCCGGGGTGAAGCAACCTATCCCGACATCGATTATATGGTTTCGGAGCTAAAGAAAAACCTTTGCCGTGTATATGTAACAGACGCCAGGGAAATTGCTCTAAAAGCGGGGTCGGAGAGAGCCGTAAACATCGTCCTGGTGGGTGTTCTCTTCGGTCTCGGGTTGTTGCCTTTAGAGAGAAAGCATCTCGAGCAGGCTCTTTTTTCTCTGCTGCCGGAAAGGTTAGTCGATATGAATTTAAGAGCTTTCGAAGGCGGGGTTGAAGAAGGTTTTCGGTTGCAATCGGAGGGCGAAAGGTGTAGTGTATGA
- the iorA gene encoding indolepyruvate ferredoxin oxidoreductase subunit alpha — MERLLTAEKAKLFLLGNEAIVRGALESGVSYATAYPGTPSSEIIDTMYRLREASGIRVEYAVNEKVSVEAAAAVAVSGLRSLVSMKHVGLNVAADAFMTLAYVGVRAGMVIVTADDPSLHSSQNEQDNRWYARMALVPMLEPSTPDEAYRMTRYGFELSEKFGIPCLLRTTTRVSHARGVVKVGSIASRNTPRGHFEKNPMKYVVVPMVGRELRLQLLEKWSGLEKVSEGCEFNLVEEAKNGERNLGIITGGVSYLYVKDALQELGLDDKINIAKLGMTSPFPEKFVADFLSKVDRVLVVEELEPYLEDMVRVCAQKYGQSKKIREIEGKSLIPRAFELNVPVVRSAIAEFARIPKPEGKVFSVPPLPQRPPNLCPGCPHRATYYAIKQVFGDDAIYPTDIGCYTLGLLPPLKMADFLLCMGSSVSTAGGFSIAQNRPVVAFIGDSTFFHAGIPGLINSVYNNHRLLLVILDNSTTAMTGHQPHPGASMTPEGIQEPKLKIEEIVKSCGVKGVEVVNPLQVKKTLQTIEDLKKALIESPGVYVLIARSPCPLLARRVTKQPQRVYFKVDETCDGCARCLEELACPAFVAREGKVHIDRFLCIGCAVCAQICTSIRPQKIDGRSKES, encoded by the coding sequence ATGGAAAGACTTTTAACGGCCGAGAAAGCAAAGCTTTTTCTTCTGGGTAACGAAGCAATCGTCAGGGGAGCGCTGGAAAGCGGTGTGAGTTACGCGACCGCTTATCCCGGCACTCCATCGTCGGAAATAATCGACACGATGTATCGACTGAGGGAAGCCTCCGGTATCAGGGTTGAATACGCCGTAAACGAAAAGGTCTCCGTGGAAGCGGCGGCAGCGGTTGCCGTATCCGGCCTCAGAAGCCTCGTTTCAATGAAGCATGTTGGCCTGAACGTTGCGGCAGACGCTTTTATGACCCTCGCCTACGTCGGCGTTAGAGCCGGTATGGTAATCGTAACCGCCGACGACCCGTCTCTACATTCAAGCCAGAACGAGCAGGATAACCGATGGTATGCCAGGATGGCGCTGGTCCCCATGCTGGAGCCGTCAACGCCGGACGAAGCTTACCGGATGACGCGATACGGTTTTGAACTTTCTGAGAAGTTCGGCATACCCTGCCTGCTTCGTACTACCACAAGGGTAAGCCATGCCCGGGGCGTCGTAAAAGTGGGCTCTATTGCTTCCCGAAATACCCCCCGGGGACACTTCGAAAAGAATCCCATGAAGTATGTCGTTGTGCCTATGGTGGGCCGCGAACTCCGTCTGCAACTCCTGGAAAAGTGGTCAGGGCTCGAAAAGGTCTCTGAAGGTTGCGAATTTAACTTAGTGGAGGAAGCCAAGAACGGGGAAAGGAACCTCGGAATAATCACCGGAGGAGTCTCCTATCTCTACGTAAAGGACGCCCTGCAGGAACTCGGACTCGACGACAAGATTAACATTGCCAAGCTTGGTATGACTTCCCCCTTTCCGGAAAAATTCGTAGCTGACTTTCTTTCGAAGGTTGACAGGGTTCTTGTGGTAGAAGAACTGGAACCCTACCTTGAAGACATGGTTCGTGTTTGCGCTCAGAAGTACGGGCAATCAAAAAAAATCAGAGAAATAGAGGGCAAGTCGCTAATTCCGAGAGCCTTTGAGCTGAATGTGCCGGTCGTTAGATCCGCCATTGCAGAATTTGCCCGGATCCCAAAACCGGAAGGGAAAGTTTTTTCCGTCCCTCCCCTGCCTCAGCGTCCGCCCAATCTCTGTCCCGGTTGCCCTCACAGGGCTACCTACTATGCAATAAAACAGGTCTTTGGTGATGATGCTATCTATCCTACGGACATCGGCTGTTACACACTTGGGCTATTACCGCCGCTTAAAATGGCCGATTTTCTGCTGTGCATGGGCTCCAGCGTTTCCACGGCGGGCGGATTCAGCATAGCCCAGAATCGACCGGTTGTCGCATTTATAGGTGACTCCACCTTCTTCCATGCCGGCATCCCCGGTCTCATAAACTCCGTTTACAATAACCACAGGCTCCTTCTGGTAATTCTGGACAACAGCACAACGGCAATGACGGGTCATCAGCCTCATCCAGGTGCATCCATGACACCGGAAGGGATTCAGGAGCCGAAGTTAAAAATTGAAGAGATCGTCAAATCCTGCGGTGTCAAAGGCGTGGAAGTTGTTAATCCTCTGCAGGTCAAAAAAACCCTGCAGACTATTGAAGATCTAAAAAAGGCACTGATCGAATCCCCCGGAGTCTATGTACTTATAGCAAGAAGCCCCTGTCCTTTACTGGCCCGCAGAGTAACAAAGCAACCTCAAAGGGTTTACTTCAAAGTAGATGAAACCTGTGACGGTTGCGCCCGCTGTCTCGAAGAGCTTGCCTGCCCCGCTTTTGTGGCCCGGGAAGGTAAAGTCCACATTGATCGCTTTCTCTGCATCGGCTGTGCGGTCTGTGCTCAGATCTGCACTTCCATAAGGCCTCAAAAAATTGACGGGAGGAGCAAAGAATCATGA